A DNA window from Lutra lutra chromosome 8, mLutLut1.2, whole genome shotgun sequence contains the following coding sequences:
- the LOC125107079 gene encoding DAZ-associated protein 2-like isoform X2, with product MNSKGQYPTQPTYPVQPPGNPVYPQTLHLPQAPPYTDAPPAYSELYRPSFVHPGAATVPTMSAAFPGASLYLPMAQSVAVGPLGSTIPMAYYPVDPIYPPGSTPWMPSQRHSACSHAGSQCPRNSVEGKLLHGWLRWWLHHLVKNQGHLCAGKDITYLQHFSQCNCFSHINLKLQFRHMLLGCLSGAQTFRHFSNLIRNHVMVAVPP from the exons ATGAACAGCAAAGGTCAATATCCAACGCAGCCAACCTACCCTGTGCAGCCTCCTGGGAATCCCGTGTACCCTCAGACCTTGCATCTTCCTCAGGCTCCACCCTATACTGATGCTCCGCCTGCCTACTCCGAGCTCTATCGTCCAAGCTTCGTGCATCCTGGGGCCGCCACAGTCCCCACCATGTCTGCTGCATTTCCTGGCGCCTCACTGTATCTTCCCATGGCCCAGTCTGTGGCTGTTGGACCTTTAGGTTCCACAATCCCTATGGCTTATTACCCAGTTGATCCAATCTATCCACCTGG ctccaccccctggATGCCCTCCCAACGCCACTCAGCTTGCAGTCATGCAGGGAGCCAATGTCCTCGTAACTCAGTGGAAGGGAAACTTCttcatgggtggctcagatggtggcTACACCATCTGGTGAAGAACCAAGGCCACCTCTGTGCCGGGAAAGACATCACATACCTTCAGCACTTCTCACAATGTAACTGCTTTAGTCATATTAACCTGAAGTTGCAGTTTAGACACATGTTGTTGGGGTGTCTTTCTGGTGCCCAAACTTTCAGGCACTTT
- the LOC125107079 gene encoding DAZ-associated protein 2-like isoform X1 → MNSKGQYPTQPTYPVQPPGNPVYPQTLHLPQAPPYTDAPPAYSELYRPSFVHPGAATVPTMSAAFPGASLYLPMAQSVAVGPLGSTIPMAYYPVDPIYPPGSAVLVEGGYDAGAKFGAGATAGNIPPPPPGCPPNATQLAVMQGANVLVTQWKGNFFMGGSDGGYTIW, encoded by the coding sequence ATGAACAGCAAAGGTCAATATCCAACGCAGCCAACCTACCCTGTGCAGCCTCCTGGGAATCCCGTGTACCCTCAGACCTTGCATCTTCCTCAGGCTCCACCCTATACTGATGCTCCGCCTGCCTACTCCGAGCTCTATCGTCCAAGCTTCGTGCATCCTGGGGCCGCCACAGTCCCCACCATGTCTGCTGCATTTCCTGGCGCCTCACTGTATCTTCCCATGGCCCAGTCTGTGGCTGTTGGACCTTTAGGTTCCACAATCCCTATGGCTTATTACCCAGTTGATCCAATCTATCCACCTGGTTCAGCCGTGCTGGTGGAAGGAGGGTATGATGCAGGTGCCAAATTTGGAGCTGGGGCTACCGCTGGCAAcattcctcctccaccccctggATGCCCTCCCAACGCCACTCAGCTTGCAGTCATGCAGGGAGCCAATGTCCTCGTAACTCAGTGGAAGGGAAACTTCttcatgggtggctcagatggtggcTACACCATCTGGTGA